In the genome of Nocardia terpenica, one region contains:
- a CDS encoding TetR/AcrR family transcriptional regulator, whose protein sequence is MSGADRRTQLLDVAREIVAAEGFGGVTIDRVARCAGVTRTVVYQQFVDLAGLITALLDRESAVAAAGMAGVAGPEFDDPAAMSAGILAYLHAAPDSWRIILRPPDGAPPQLRERIEVGRAYARSIGARQLSRVLGVPIDPDGPTQRILLAAMEELARLHLDDPDRYPDDLVRRYLGSLTAWAAGVETGADRAPHTVTK, encoded by the coding sequence ATGTCCGGCGCCGACCGCAGGACGCAGCTGCTGGATGTGGCGCGCGAGATCGTCGCCGCCGAGGGGTTCGGCGGCGTGACCATCGACCGGGTGGCGCGCTGCGCGGGGGTCACCCGCACCGTCGTCTATCAGCAGTTCGTCGATCTCGCGGGGCTGATCACCGCGCTGCTGGATCGCGAATCGGCGGTCGCCGCCGCGGGGATGGCCGGTGTGGCCGGGCCCGAGTTCGACGATCCCGCCGCGATGAGCGCCGGGATCCTGGCGTATCTGCATGCGGCCCCGGACAGTTGGCGGATCATCCTGCGCCCGCCGGACGGGGCGCCGCCGCAGTTGCGCGAGCGGATCGAGGTCGGCCGGGCCTACGCCCGCTCGATCGGGGCGCGGCAGCTGTCGCGCGTGCTCGGCGTGCCGATCGATCCCGACGGCCCGACGCAGCGAATCCTGTTGGCCGCCATGGAGGAATTGGCCCGGCTGCATCTCGACGACCCGGACCGGTATCCGGACGACCTGGTGCGCCGCTACCTCGGGTCGCTGACCGCGTGGGCGGCGGGCGTCGAAACCGGTGCCGATCGGGCGCCGCACACGGTCACGAAATAG
- the glpD gene encoding glycerol-3-phosphate dehydrogenase has protein sequence MTKKSQPQGRSSGELGPAQRDAAWERLGTNHFDMIVIGGGVVGAGIALDAATRGLEVALVEARDLASGTSSRSSKMFHGGLRYLEQLEFGLVREALHERELSLKTLAPHLVKPLRFLYPLTHRLWERPYVAAGLVLYDTMGGAKSVPGQHHVTRSGALRLSPGLRRDALIGGVTYYDTVVDDARHTMTVARTAAHYGAVVRTSTQVVGFLREADRVVGVKVRDSEDGRTTEVRGHVVVNATGVWTDEIQALSHQRGRFHVRASKGVHVVVPRDRIASDAALILRTPTSVLFVIPWGSNHWIVGTTDTDWNLDLAHPAATKADIDYLLERVNEVLVTPLTHDDIQGVYAGLRPLLAGESDETSKLSREHAVARIAPGLVAIAGGKYTTYRVMAYDAVDAAAQDIPQRVSPTITEKVPLLGADGYFALLNQTTHLAQTYGVHPYRIDHLLNRYGSLISDVLDLAEGKPELLQPITDAPSYLRVEAIYAAAAEGALHLDDILARRTRISIEYSHRGVNCSREVAELVAPILGWNKSAIEREVTTYNARVDAEVHSQTQPDDISADALRAAAPEPRPEILEPVPTDG, from the coding sequence ATGACGAAGAAGTCGCAACCGCAGGGTCGGTCCTCCGGGGAGCTGGGGCCCGCGCAGCGGGACGCCGCCTGGGAGCGGCTGGGGACGAATCATTTCGACATGATCGTGATCGGCGGCGGTGTGGTGGGGGCGGGCATCGCGCTGGACGCGGCCACCCGGGGCCTCGAGGTGGCGTTGGTGGAGGCCCGCGACCTGGCCTCGGGCACCTCGAGCCGCTCGTCGAAGATGTTCCACGGCGGCCTGCGCTATCTCGAGCAGCTGGAGTTCGGGTTGGTCCGCGAGGCGCTGCACGAGCGCGAGCTGAGCCTGAAAACCCTTGCGCCCCATCTGGTCAAGCCGTTGCGCTTCCTCTACCCGCTGACCCACCGGCTCTGGGAGCGGCCGTACGTGGCCGCGGGCCTGGTGCTCTACGACACCATGGGCGGCGCGAAATCCGTTCCGGGACAGCATCATGTCACCCGGTCCGGGGCGCTGCGGCTGTCGCCCGGCCTGCGCCGCGACGCGCTGATCGGCGGAGTCACCTACTACGACACCGTCGTCGACGACGCCCGGCACACCATGACCGTGGCCCGCACCGCCGCCCACTACGGCGCGGTGGTCCGCACCTCGACGCAGGTGGTCGGTTTCCTGCGGGAGGCCGACCGGGTGGTGGGCGTGAAGGTGCGCGACAGCGAGGACGGCCGCACCACCGAGGTGCGCGGGCACGTGGTCGTCAATGCCACCGGCGTGTGGACCGACGAGATCCAGGCGCTGTCGCATCAGCGCGGCCGCTTCCACGTGCGTGCCTCCAAGGGTGTGCACGTGGTGGTGCCGCGCGACCGGATCGCCAGCGATGCCGCGCTCATCCTGCGCACGCCGACCTCGGTGCTGTTCGTGATTCCGTGGGGCAGCAATCACTGGATCGTCGGAACCACCGACACCGATTGGAATCTCGACCTGGCCCACCCCGCCGCGACCAAGGCCGATATCGACTATCTGCTGGAGCGGGTCAACGAGGTGCTGGTCACCCCGCTCACCCACGACGATATCCAGGGTGTGTACGCGGGGCTGCGGCCGCTGCTGGCGGGGGAGAGCGACGAGACCTCGAAGCTGTCGCGCGAGCACGCGGTGGCGCGCATCGCGCCCGGCCTGGTCGCCATCGCGGGCGGCAAGTACACCACCTACCGCGTCATGGCCTACGACGCGGTCGACGCAGCGGCACAGGACATTCCGCAGCGGGTGTCGCCGACCATCACCGAAAAGGTGCCGCTGCTGGGCGCCGACGGCTACTTCGCGCTGCTGAATCAGACGACCCACCTGGCGCAGACCTACGGCGTGCACCCGTACCGCATCGACCATCTGCTGAACCGCTACGGCTCGCTGATCTCCGACGTGCTCGACCTCGCCGAGGGCAAACCCGAACTGCTGCAACCGATTACCGACGCCCCCAGCTACCTGCGGGTGGAGGCGATATACGCGGCCGCCGCCGAGGGCGCCCTGCACCTGGACGACATCCTGGCCCGCCGCACCCGCATCTCCATCGAGTACTCCCACCGCGGCGTGAACTGCTCCCGCGAGGTGGCAGAACTGGTGGCCCCCATCCTCGGCTGGAACAAATCCGCCATCGAACGCGAGGTCACCACCTACAACGCCCGCGTGGACGCCGAGGTCCACTCCCAAACCCAACCCGACGACATCTCCGCCGACGCCCTCCGAGCCGCAGCCCCCGAGCCCCGCCCCGAAATCCTGGAACCCGTCCCCACCGACGGCTGA
- a CDS encoding TetR/AcrR family transcriptional regulator has product MARLTRTETQARTRADLLATARELFLAEGYARTGLERVAEAAGYSKGAVYSNFRTKSELCLQVLADIHESKFAEVTALLAAGGTLDERLGRFQRWAERTLGDVGWTMLEFEFAIVARDDPDLQAALVSNLALVRGTIAAQLQLLAHDMGVTLPLPAEDAATSVLSLGLGLGIQRAIDPTLSARLVSDAIRLLMRSALPNTTGDDRVRFGSAASTPLGNAGE; this is encoded by the coding sequence ATGGCACGACTGACCCGCACCGAGACCCAGGCCCGCACCCGCGCCGACCTGCTCGCCACGGCCCGCGAGCTGTTCCTGGCCGAGGGGTATGCCCGGACCGGCCTGGAGCGGGTCGCCGAGGCGGCCGGATATTCCAAGGGCGCGGTGTATTCGAACTTCCGCACCAAGTCCGAGCTGTGCCTGCAGGTGCTCGCCGATATCCACGAGAGCAAGTTCGCGGAGGTCACCGCGCTGCTCGCCGCGGGCGGCACGCTGGATGAGCGCCTGGGGCGCTTCCAGCGGTGGGCCGAACGCACGCTCGGCGACGTCGGCTGGACCATGCTGGAATTCGAATTCGCCATCGTCGCCCGCGACGACCCGGACCTGCAGGCCGCGTTGGTGTCCAACCTGGCCCTGGTCCGCGGCACGATCGCGGCCCAGCTGCAACTGCTCGCGCACGATATGGGCGTCACCCTCCCCCTCCCCGCCGAGGACGCCGCCACCTCGGTCCTGAGTCTCGGCCTCGGCCTGGGCATTCAGCGCGCCATCGATCCCACGTTGTCGGCCCGCCTCGTCTCCGACGCCATCCGCCTGCTCATGCGGTCGGCCCTCCCGAACACGACGGGCGACGACCGTGTCAGGTTCGGAAGTGCAGCGTCCACTCCCCTCGGTAATGCAGGCGAGTGA
- a CDS encoding histidine phosphatase family protein, with protein sequence MTEAMRKARFPVDEPLTEAGRLAVAASGRLHAARVLTAPERRAIETAALLGLLGEEDDRLRDLDAGAWRGGELMSVPQDELYAWLTDPKFRGHGGEAVIDVIARTREWLTDMAGQGLPTIAVTHPAVIRAALLITLDAPAKSFWRIDIPPVSITRLHYRGEWTLHFRT encoded by the coding sequence ATGACCGAGGCGATGCGCAAAGCACGATTCCCCGTGGACGAGCCCCTCACCGAGGCCGGTCGGCTCGCGGTCGCCGCCTCCGGACGACTGCATGCCGCCCGGGTGCTCACCGCGCCCGAGCGCCGCGCGATCGAGACCGCGGCGCTGCTCGGGCTGCTGGGTGAGGAGGACGACCGGCTGCGCGACCTGGATGCGGGCGCGTGGCGCGGCGGCGAGCTGATGTCGGTGCCGCAGGACGAGCTCTACGCCTGGCTCACCGATCCGAAGTTCCGCGGCCACGGCGGCGAGGCCGTGATCGACGTGATCGCGCGCACCCGGGAATGGCTCACCGACATGGCCGGGCAGGGCCTGCCGACCATCGCCGTGACCCACCCCGCGGTCATCCGCGCGGCCCTGCTGATCACCCTGGACGCCCCCGCAAAATCGTTCTGGCGCATCGACATCCCACCGGTCAGCATCACTCGCCTGCATTACCGAGGGGAGTGGACGCTGCACTTCCGAACCTGA
- the hpnE gene encoding hydroxysqualene dehydroxylase HpnE — MGADPRRYVVIGGGLAGLASAVWLAEAGKQVTLLERRGRLGGRTHAMRVAALGDVPDNGQHVIASGYHQLFRYLDSVGTRRFVAFPNRGTLRWPGGRTATLVTAGPAALKTLLGAHPDAGLPDRLRAARATLRLARECLRQPADLADLTTEQWFQRIGMPATAREALWDWLALGIAAEPVQQESAKVFADVLATGIRLGLRHRVPVTIGYPTVDLDTLFVTGALEVFARHGVEVRYRSIARRIDIADGRVTGVTLADGTVLPADAAICAVPNSAVGGLLDDLPEHSDIYSAADKLGCTPIVSTNLYLDRPLGTENACEALIGGTGVIDEVFDRQRMHGRPTERGWLYCLTTSGAYRQIHRTTDEIVTEQTALLRRYYPAAAKANVVAAQVVRMPKATFSQVVGTHGLRPAQRTSVPTLALAGDWTATDWSATMESAVQSAAAAVELLLALPSGT; from the coding sequence ATGGGTGCGGACCCACGCCGGTACGTGGTCATCGGAGGTGGCCTGGCCGGGCTCGCCTCCGCCGTCTGGCTCGCCGAGGCCGGTAAGCAGGTCACCCTGCTCGAACGCCGCGGGCGGCTCGGCGGGCGCACCCACGCGATGCGGGTGGCGGCGCTGGGCGATGTTCCCGACAACGGCCAGCACGTGATCGCCAGCGGCTACCACCAGCTGTTCCGCTACCTGGACAGCGTCGGTACCCGGCGCTTCGTCGCCTTCCCGAATCGCGGCACCCTGCGCTGGCCCGGCGGCCGCACCGCGACGCTGGTGACCGCGGGCCCGGCGGCGCTGAAGACCCTGCTCGGCGCGCATCCCGACGCGGGCCTGCCGGACCGGCTGCGCGCCGCTCGGGCCACGCTGCGGCTGGCCCGCGAATGCCTGCGCCAGCCCGCGGATCTGGCGGATCTCACCACCGAGCAGTGGTTCCAGCGGATCGGCATGCCCGCCACCGCGCGCGAAGCCCTGTGGGACTGGCTGGCTCTCGGCATCGCCGCCGAACCGGTGCAGCAGGAGTCGGCGAAGGTGTTCGCGGATGTGCTGGCGACCGGGATCCGCCTCGGCCTGCGGCATCGGGTACCGGTCACCATCGGCTATCCGACCGTCGATCTCGACACCCTGTTCGTCACCGGCGCGCTGGAGGTGTTCGCGCGCCACGGGGTCGAGGTGCGCTACCGCAGCATCGCCCGGCGGATCGACATCGCCGACGGCCGGGTCACCGGGGTGACGCTGGCGGACGGGACCGTGCTCCCGGCCGACGCGGCGATCTGCGCGGTGCCCAACTCGGCCGTCGGCGGGCTGCTCGACGATCTGCCCGAGCATTCCGACATCTATTCCGCCGCGGACAAATTGGGGTGCACGCCGATCGTCAGCACCAATCTGTACCTGGATCGACCGCTGGGCACCGAGAACGCCTGCGAGGCACTGATCGGCGGCACCGGCGTCATCGACGAGGTCTTCGATCGGCAGCGCATGCACGGGCGGCCGACCGAGCGCGGCTGGCTGTACTGCCTGACCACCAGCGGGGCCTACCGCCAGATCCACCGGACCACCGACGAGATCGTGACCGAGCAGACGGCCCTGCTGCGCCGCTACTACCCGGCCGCGGCGAAGGCGAATGTGGTTGCGGCGCAGGTTGTCCGGATGCCGAAGGCCACCTTCTCCCAGGTGGTCGGCACGCACGGGCTGCGGCCCGCGCAGCGCACCTCGGTGCCGACGCTGGCGCTGGCCGGAGACTGGACCGCCACCGACTGGTCGGCCACGATGGAGAGCGCCGTGCAGAGCGCGGCCGCCGCGGTGGAGCTGCTGCTCGCGCTACCGTCGGGAACGTGA
- a CDS encoding Fpg/Nei family DNA glycosylase produces the protein MPEGDSVYLTAARLRSALAGKTLTRTDFRVPRYATLDLSGQPVESVGTYGKHLFVRTPAVSIHTHLKMEGSWRVHRPGERWSKPGFTARLVLATADAEAVGFSLGLVEVLRRADEHTAIDHLGPDLLGPNWDAAEATRRLAEHPDQPIGLALLDQRNLAGIGNIYRSEICYRRRVHPATPVGAIEDLSGLVDEAHRVLEQAAYRPPWRTLAYGRQRQPCRRCGNGIVVHLLADDTATRAERGIYFCPRCQPPPA, from the coding sequence GTGCCCGAGGGTGACTCCGTCTATCTGACCGCCGCCCGGCTGCGCTCGGCCCTGGCCGGGAAGACGTTGACGCGCACCGACTTCCGAGTACCGCGCTACGCCACGCTGGATCTGAGCGGGCAACCGGTCGAGAGCGTCGGCACCTACGGCAAGCACCTGTTCGTCCGCACCCCGGCCGTCAGCATCCACACCCACCTGAAGATGGAGGGCTCGTGGCGGGTGCACCGGCCCGGCGAGCGCTGGTCCAAGCCCGGCTTCACCGCGCGGCTGGTGCTGGCCACCGCCGACGCCGAGGCGGTCGGATTCTCGCTGGGCCTGGTGGAGGTGCTGCGTCGCGCCGACGAACACACCGCCATCGATCATCTCGGCCCGGATCTGCTCGGCCCGAATTGGGATGCGGCCGAGGCGACCCGCCGCCTGGCCGAACATCCGGACCAGCCCATCGGCCTGGCCCTGCTCGACCAGCGCAATCTGGCGGGCATCGGCAATATCTATCGCAGCGAGATCTGCTATCGGCGGCGCGTTCATCCGGCCACGCCCGTCGGCGCGATCGAGGATCTGTCGGGGCTCGTCGACGAGGCGCATCGCGTGCTGGAGCAGGCGGCCTACCGGCCACCGTGGCGCACGCTCGCCTACGGGCGGCAGCGGCAGCCCTGCCGCCGCTGCGGCAACGGCATCGTCGTCCACCTGCTCGCCGACGACACCGCGACCCGGGCCGAGCGCGGCATCTACTTCTGCCCGCGCTGCCAGCCGCCACCCGCCTGA
- a CDS encoding ATP-dependent helicase, with product MDQFSRPTREWFDGAFPAPTAAQLGAWKAIADGQHTLVVAPTGSGKTLSAFLWAIDRLAAREPSQAPRKTAVLYISPLKALAVDVERNLRAPLVGVTQTAKRLGLPAPEISVGVRSGDTSAAGRRALQRTPPDILITTPESLYLMLTSGARETLSEVGTVIVDEVHAIAGSKRGAHLALSLARLDLFTERPAQRIGLSATVRPPEEVGRFLVGAAPITIVSPPAPKTFDLSVRVPVADMTELPSDSDDRPGSIWPHVDEAIVDLVLGHRSSIVFANSRRLSERLTARLNEAYAARLGDPQEIRHENPTQLGLPHDVSHGGSSLLARAHHGSVSKEQRAVIEDDLKSGRLRCVVATSSLELGIDMGAVDLVVQVEAPPSVASGLQRIGRAGHQVGEISRGVIFPKHRTDVIHCAVASRRMTEGRIEELKIPAHPLDILAQQTVAACALEPIDVDAWFDIVRTTGSYASLPRSAYESVLDLLSGRYPSDEFSELRPRVVWDRDAGTLTGRPGAQRLAVTSGGAIPDRGLFPVYMVGERASRVGELDEEMVYESRVGDVFALGATSWRIEEITHDRVLVTPAFGLPGRLPFWHGDLLGRPAELGAALGEFIRTTGQAVERGAAADLERAAHEAGLDDFATANLVSLLADQRQATGHLPTDRTLLVERFRDEIGDWRLILHSPYGLPVHAPWALAIGARLRERFGVDAAPTAADDGIVVRLPDTTDDPPGAELFVFEPDEIDEVVTEQVGGSALFASRFRECSARALLLPRRDPGRRAPLWQQRQRAAQLLDVARKFPDFPMLLETVRECLQDVYDLPALRELLSGVARRKLRLVEVETAAPSPFANTLLFDYIGQFIYEGDSPLAERRAAALSLDAGLLAELLGRVELRELLDAEVIAQTGRELQRLTPERQARDAEALADLLRLLGPLTPEEAALRSQGDPAPWFAELAKARRALEVSFAGRQWWVAVEDASRLRDALGVPLPIGTPAAFIEPVADPLGDLVGRYARTHGPFTLDAAARRFGLGPAVVATALHRLAGEKRVVEGEFTPGSAGAEWCDAEVLRRLRRRSLAAARKEVEPVATAAFARFLPAWQHVGTGELRGVDGVAAVVEQLAGVPIPASAWESLILPSRVRDYSPAMLDELMATGEVIWSGHGAITAKDGWIALHLADQAGFTLPPPDDIDFTETQIQLLLALGATLVPESTGPEGNPTAGTRPNRTNRSADGSEARSPAPNAAGADGPFSSSSGTELHAAQADSKSSSESEPTPLHVVPSVGGAYFFRQLSDATGLLDDAAVASALWELVWAGHVAGDTFAPVRALLSGTTRTTTAHRTPRRTPRGRMYLPRPNMPTRSGPPTVAGRWSLLPDRVSDTTIRAHATADLLLERYGVLTRGSVQGEGVPGGFALMYRVLTEFEDRGRCRRGYFVDSLGGAQFSTTDVVDRLRSFETDRPDRTPGTAVTLAACDPANPYGAALPWPKNAGEGAGHRPGRKAGALVVLIDGELTLYLERGGKTLLTFTEDPQARTRAATALAALVHDRRVDSLVIDRVDGESVHGNTFAAFLTEAGFAPTPRGFRLRRTP from the coding sequence GTGGATCAGTTCTCCCGCCCCACCCGCGAGTGGTTCGACGGTGCGTTTCCCGCGCCGACGGCCGCTCAGCTGGGCGCGTGGAAGGCGATCGCCGATGGGCAGCACACGCTGGTCGTCGCGCCGACCGGTTCGGGAAAGACGCTGTCTGCCTTCCTCTGGGCGATCGATCGGCTGGCCGCGCGGGAACCGTCGCAGGCGCCGCGCAAAACTGCGGTGCTCTATATTTCGCCGCTGAAGGCGCTCGCGGTGGATGTGGAGCGCAATCTGCGGGCCCCGCTGGTCGGTGTCACGCAGACGGCGAAGCGGCTCGGGCTGCCCGCGCCGGAGATCAGCGTCGGGGTGCGGTCGGGCGACACCAGCGCGGCCGGGCGGCGGGCCCTGCAGCGCACGCCGCCCGACATCCTCATCACCACGCCCGAATCGCTGTATCTCATGCTGACTTCCGGCGCCCGCGAGACGCTGAGCGAGGTCGGCACCGTCATCGTCGACGAGGTGCACGCCATCGCCGGGTCCAAACGCGGTGCCCACCTGGCGCTTTCGCTGGCCCGGCTGGACCTGTTCACCGAGCGGCCCGCGCAGCGCATCGGGTTGTCGGCCACGGTGCGGCCGCCGGAGGAGGTGGGCCGGTTCCTGGTGGGCGCGGCCCCCATCACCATCGTGTCCCCGCCCGCGCCCAAGACCTTCGACCTGTCGGTGCGGGTGCCGGTGGCCGACATGACCGAGCTGCCATCGGATTCCGACGACCGGCCCGGCTCCATCTGGCCGCACGTCGACGAGGCGATCGTGGACCTGGTGCTGGGCCACCGATCCTCCATCGTGTTCGCCAATTCCCGCCGCCTGTCCGAGCGCCTCACCGCCCGGCTGAACGAGGCGTACGCCGCCCGGCTCGGCGACCCGCAGGAGATCCGGCACGAGAATCCGACCCAGCTGGGCCTGCCGCACGACGTATCGCACGGCGGCTCATCGCTGTTGGCGCGCGCCCATCACGGCTCGGTGAGCAAGGAGCAGCGCGCCGTCATCGAGGACGACCTCAAGAGCGGCCGGTTGCGCTGCGTGGTGGCGACCAGCAGCCTGGAGCTCGGCATCGATATGGGCGCGGTCGATCTGGTGGTGCAGGTGGAGGCGCCGCCGTCGGTGGCCAGCGGGCTGCAGCGCATCGGCCGGGCCGGGCATCAGGTGGGTGAGATCTCGCGCGGGGTCATCTTTCCCAAGCATCGCACCGACGTCATCCACTGCGCGGTCGCCTCCCGGCGGATGACGGAGGGCCGCATCGAGGAGCTGAAGATCCCCGCGCATCCGCTAGACATCCTGGCCCAGCAGACCGTGGCCGCCTGCGCGCTGGAGCCGATCGATGTCGACGCCTGGTTCGACATCGTCCGCACCACCGGCAGTTACGCGTCGCTGCCGCGCTCGGCCTACGAGTCCGTGCTGGACCTGCTGTCGGGCCGCTACCCCTCCGACGAGTTCTCCGAGCTGCGCCCGCGCGTGGTGTGGGACCGCGACGCGGGCACGCTCACCGGGCGGCCGGGCGCGCAGCGGCTCGCGGTCACCTCCGGCGGGGCGATTCCCGACCGCGGCCTGTTCCCGGTGTACATGGTCGGCGAACGCGCCTCGCGCGTCGGCGAACTCGACGAGGAGATGGTCTACGAGTCGCGGGTCGGCGATGTGTTCGCGCTCGGCGCCACCAGCTGGCGCATCGAGGAGATCACCCACGACCGGGTCCTGGTCACCCCCGCCTTCGGCCTGCCGGGCCGACTCCCCTTCTGGCACGGCGACCTGCTGGGCCGCCCGGCCGAATTGGGCGCGGCCCTGGGCGAATTCATCCGCACCACCGGCCAGGCCGTCGAGCGCGGCGCGGCGGCCGATCTCGAGCGGGCGGCGCACGAGGCGGGCCTGGACGACTTCGCGACCGCGAACCTGGTGTCGTTGCTGGCCGATCAGCGCCAGGCCACCGGACACCTGCCCACCGACCGCACGCTGCTGGTGGAGCGTTTCCGCGACGAGATCGGCGACTGGCGGCTGATCCTGCACTCGCCGTACGGTCTTCCGGTGCACGCGCCGTGGGCGCTGGCCATCGGCGCGCGCCTGCGCGAGCGGTTCGGGGTGGACGCCGCGCCCACCGCCGCCGACGACGGCATCGTGGTGCGCCTGCCCGACACCACCGACGATCCGCCGGGCGCGGAGCTGTTCGTCTTCGAACCCGACGAGATCGACGAGGTGGTCACCGAGCAGGTCGGCGGGTCGGCGCTGTTCGCGTCGCGGTTCCGGGAATGCTCGGCGCGGGCGCTGCTGCTGCCCCGCCGCGATCCGGGGCGGCGGGCGCCGCTGTGGCAGCAGCGTCAGCGCGCGGCCCAATTGCTGGACGTGGCACGCAAATTCCCCGATTTCCCGATGCTGCTCGAGACCGTGCGCGAATGCCTGCAGGACGTGTACGACCTGCCCGCGCTGCGGGAGCTGCTGTCCGGGGTCGCGCGCCGCAAGCTACGGCTGGTCGAGGTGGAGACCGCCGCGCCGTCCCCGTTCGCGAACACGCTGCTGTTCGACTACATCGGCCAGTTCATCTACGAGGGCGACAGCCCGCTGGCCGAACGCCGGGCCGCCGCGCTGTCGCTGGACGCCGGGCTGCTCGCCGAGCTGCTCGGCCGGGTGGAGCTGCGCGAGCTGCTGGACGCCGAGGTCATCGCGCAGACCGGGCGGGAACTGCAGCGGCTCACGCCCGAGCGGCAGGCCCGCGACGCCGAGGCGCTCGCCGACCTGCTGCGGCTGCTCGGCCCGCTCACCCCCGAGGAGGCGGCGCTGCGCAGCCAGGGCGACCCCGCGCCCTGGTTCGCCGAGCTGGCGAAGGCCCGTCGCGCCCTGGAGGTTTCGTTCGCCGGGCGGCAGTGGTGGGTGGCCGTGGAGGACGCGTCCCGGCTGCGCGACGCGCTCGGGGTGCCGCTGCCGATCGGCACCCCGGCCGCCTTCATCGAGCCGGTGGCCGACCCGCTGGGCGACCTCGTCGGCCGCTATGCCCGCACGCACGGGCCCTTCACGCTGGATGCCGCGGCGCGTCGGTTCGGGCTCGGCCCGGCCGTGGTGGCCACCGCGCTGCACCGGCTGGCCGGTGAGAAGCGCGTGGTGGAGGGCGAATTCACGCCCGGCTCTGCGGGCGCGGAATGGTGCGATGCCGAGGTGTTGCGGCGGCTGCGGCGGCGGTCGCTGGCGGCGGCCCGCAAGGAGGTCGAACCGGTCGCGACCGCGGCCTTCGCCCGCTTCCTGCCCGCCTGGCAGCACGTCGGCACCGGCGAGCTGCGCGGGGTGGACGGGGTCGCGGCGGTGGTGGAACAGCTTGCGGGCGTGCCGATTCCGGCCTCGGCCTGGGAGTCGCTCATCCTGCCGTCCCGGGTGCGCGACTACTCCCCCGCCATGCTCGACGAGCTCATGGCCACCGGCGAGGTCATCTGGTCCGGGCACGGCGCGATCACCGCCAAGGACGGCTGGATCGCCCTGCACCTCGCCGACCAGGCCGGATTCACCCTCCCCCCGCCCGACGACATCGATTTCACCGAGACTCAGATCCAGTTGTTATTGGCCCTGGGAGCTACCTTGGTGCCGGAATCGACTGGGCCGGAAGGTAATCCGACCGCAGGCACGCGACCGAACCGGACGAACCGCAGCGCCGACGGTTCGGAGGCGCGGTCCCCGGCGCCGAATGCAGCCGGTGCCGACGGGCCGTTCAGTTCCTCATCCGGCACCGAACTTCATGCGGCACAAGCCGATTCGAAGTCGTCATCCGAAAGCGAGCCGACTCCGCTGCACGTGGTGCCGTCCGTCGGCGGGGCCTACTTCTTCCGCCAATTATCCGATGCCACAGGTTTGCTCGACGATGCGGCGGTGGCGTCGGCGCTCTGGGAACTGGTGTGGGCCGGGCATGTCGCCGGGGATACCTTCGCGCCGGTGCGGGCACTGCTGTCCGGCACCACCCGCACCACCACCGCGCATCGCACGCCGCGCCGGACCCCGCGCGGGCGCATGTATCTGCCGCGGCCGAACATGCCCACCCGAAGCGGGCCGCCGACCGTCGCCGGGCGCTGGTCGCTGCTGCCGGATCGGGTGTCGGACACCACGATTCGCGCGCACGCCACCGCCGATCTGCTGCTGGAGCGCTACGGCGTGCTCACCCGCGGCTCGGTGCAGGGCGAGGGCGTGCCGGGCGGGTTCGCGCTCATGTACCGGGTGCTCACCGAGTTCGAGGATCGCGGGCGGTGCCGCCGCGGCTATTTCGTGGACTCGCTGGGCGGCGCGCAGTTCTCCACCACCGACGTGGTGGACCGGCTGCGGTCGTTCGAGACGGACCGCCCCGACCGCACCCCGGGCACCGCCGTCACGCTGGCCGCCTGCGATCCGGCGAATCCGTACGGCGCGGCGCTGCCGTGGCCCAAGAACGCGGGCGAGGGCGCCGGGCACCGCCCGGGGCGCAAGGCGGGCGCGCTGGTCGTGCTGATCGACGGCGAGCTCACCCTGTACCTGGAGCGGGGCGGCAAGACCCTGCTCACCTTCACCGAGGACCCGCAGGCGCGCACCAGGGCCGCCACCGCGCTCGCGGCCCTGGTCCACGACCGGCGCGTCGACTCGCTGGTCATCGATCGGGTCGACGGAGAATCGGTGCACGGCAACACCTTCGCCGCCTTCCTCACCGAGGCGGGCTTCGCCCCGACCCCGCGCGGCTTCCGGCTCCGGAGAACCCCGTGA